The Hippoglossus hippoglossus isolate fHipHip1 chromosome 4, fHipHip1.pri, whole genome shotgun sequence DNA window GCGACTAGACTGTCCCAGTTCGAAAGGCTCCTCAAAATGTGGATGACAAAGCAAAAGTGGACCCTTCCCCGTCCCGAACTATCCCATGATAAAGCGACAAACTGCTTTTCAATAGTGGCAGCAGCAAGCGAGGTGAAAATGTCTAAAGAATTTAATCAACCGTGCAAAAATCATCCTTTCAGTGTTTTTAGAGTAGAGTGATTTaggcattttattttctttcagtggCAGCTGGTTAATATGGGGTGAAGTCCCCTCCAATATCCTGGGACAAAAAAGCCTGTATAAGAATGTTAAACATAATTgaattataaaacaatattttactcGTACAATGCTCCTGGTAGACAATAAGCGCCTGTGAGCATTAAATATAAGTTGTTTTCCAATTGTGTTGCgttaatttctgtctaaatacgTAATACTTCCTGGTGCGGGGCGCCGGCCAAATGGATGTGAATGGGGGCCCATATACTTTTGGCAACCACTGGACCggaggctgctctttaattggttgttgcagattttccacaGGACGCAGCTCTCTGCCCCCCCAgcactcccacttttatttacagccaatagggattgatttacatttttaaaatctaatgTGTTTGATCGAACCTCGACGCCGTCTAATGTACATCCAGTTACGTCCACGGCGATTTGACCGTTAAAGATAATCCAGTCATTTCTTAACAAAAACACCCCAACAAGACAAAAAGAGGATAAAAGAGCTTGGTCCAGACCTACGccatttacagattcagcagcaagtGATGAGGACGAGTTTACACCTGGTGCTTCTCCCgctcttgttatgagaaacagaggtTACTGGATGTGGTGTGAGTAATGTCTTTTACTGATTcacctgtttgctgttttgcaAGACCTTAAACATCTCTGAAAATTGcatgaaagttgccacagtcacAATGAAGCTACGTTTCCGATGAAGGCTACAGGACTGTcgtattgtgtgttgtgttgtttttgttgagtctggcttcagtaTGTTTAACCCCTGCCccaaaacaacttttttttaaactgcagcccccaaatacattttatcaccATCCGCCACTGGTTTCTTTATAATATGTTCCAAAACTTATCTTGAAAGTGGACTGGTGTCGTTAAAGGCTCCTGTGACCCTGACTCACAGGGAGTTCCCTCTCACTAATCTGAGAATGTCAAAGCCAGGGGTGGGGCCCACTGCTGCCGACCGCTAGATGTATACAGCCCTGTGTTCTACTACACCCACCATAGTTAGTATTAGCTATGGTAGGGAGTGGTGGTTCTCAAACCCTATTAAGTGGCTTGATACCCACAAGTTGCCTGTTATAGTTACATAATATAGCTTTTATtagcaaatttaaaaaatgttgcgCTAACAcctgcaataaaacaaattccttGTTCTTggagaattaaaataaaatttcatTAGGAATGATCCAACTGCAGCCACACTCTTTTACATCTTGGAGAAAATAATGCATCCATAATGTTTCTAAAACAAACTTAACATTTCTTTTAACCAAATAACTTTACACTTTGCACTTAACTTGTTGACAACATCTTCTTCACTTAAATCTTCACCAGCCAGCAGGTGATATTCCACAACACAACCGGAAATATGTTAGATGAAGTGCAGTTGAACTATTCTGATTTCAAAGAGAAGACATCATTTAAATGGTCTTTCTGTAAATTCAGCACAAGTTAATGACATTGAGTCATTACtctgattaaataaatgttatccttcattgttttgtttccatagAGGATTTCTTGCTAATATATGATTTCATAAGTTCCAACCTAAGAACTGACATCCACAAGTatatcaaattttatttataaacagCATACAATACTCTTTATAAAAATACACGTTTAATAGGCAACATTCTCCTTGTGCACATTTCAGGAACTGAAGAAAGATACTAGTATGACATAGGCCTTTAAGTTTAATACACTTTAAAATGGCATCTCTCTATAACACAGAATCGATTAGACAAGTTATTACATGTTCTTATTAAAGATGTATCctttgttttttgcatttgcCCTGCTTTTGTCCATATTAGCTAACAGTCTCATGAAGAAAATAAAGGTTATCATTCGggcaataaaaaatatacagaatgCAGCATAAGGCTACTCGCCTAACGTTAAGTGAGGTCTTCTGTTTGGATTTACATTCAGTAATGCACTGGTTTAATGAGGCAATgacaagaaatgtgttttttaaggacattttgggaaatattctttgctttcttgccaagagtttgATGAAAAGATTGATACTGTTTCAAGCTTGTatgctaaatatgaagctacagctaGTAGACAGTTATGTTTTTAGAAAATCCACAGCACCTCAAAACTCACTGATTAAGGGACTCCAGAAAATCAATGTACAGCAAAAATCTATGTAATTAATGTATGTCCCCATAAAACCTAACcgttctttgttttggtttgttttttgtgcctAAACAAACAGTCTGTTGAACCTCAGAGGTGCTGcagatgtatttttttaaccCTTGGAATGAGCCAGGCTAGATTTCCTCCTGCTTTCTGGTCTTTGTGCAAAGCGAATCAGCTGCTGGTTGGAGCATAATGTTTAACGTACAAATATGAGATTGATATCAATCTTATAAGAGAGAAAGactgtatttcccaaaatgtaaaaatatgtgtATAAGAAGGCTTTCTGGCTGAATAATGTGTCCAAACTTAATACCAGAACATGCCCCCCTATGGAGCCACACTGAATGTGACAACATACAATCCGTTATTTTCCCTCCATCAAGAAACTGGAACACAACTTAGCTTAACTTAACAGTAGCGTAATACTTAGGTTTGGTTATGAGTTAATACAAAATAAGGATTCTGAGTTGGTAGACAGACCCAACAGCAGGCACTGTGGCTACAATAAGGCATCTCACTCAGCCTTCATCTGGTCCCTGATATCTGAAGGCAGAGTTTCAAACACTGTCTCCTCCACTATAAGGCCACTGCGCTTCAAAGCGCGGCAGTAACCAAGCTCTTGTGGCAGGTGCTCAAAGTGGTTGCCTTTGAGATCCAGATATGTCAGTAGTGCTAGGTAGGAAATTTTTGGCGAAAGTATAGACAGCATGTTCTTTCCTAGCTTTAGCGTCTTGAGCTTTTTGCAAAAGAAGAGCTCATCTGGTAGACTTTCGATTTTGTTATACGTGACTGAGAAATACTGTAGACTCTGAAGGACTCCAATTTCTGGAGGGATGAATCGGATGTCATTGTTGGACAGGTCCAGGTACCGCAGCTTGTTGCACAAGAACAAGTGCGATGGCAATACCTCGATCTTGTTGTAGCTGAAGTAGAGGCGCTCTAGGCTGCCAAGCTTTTTGATATGCTCAGGGATATACATGATGCCATTGTACCAAAGTTTAAGGCAAGTGAGTTTCCTCAGATGCTGGAAACTGATAATCTCCTCTATCGAGCGaatgttattttctttcagATCGAGCTCTTGCAGACTGGTGAGGCTGAAGACTGCGTGCGGGATACGTTCCAGGTCACAACGCACTAGCTCCAGCTCAATCAGATTGGTCATCTTTTTCAGGTTGTTGAGCATTACCAGCTTTGTGCCATCATTGTGTAAGTACAGTCGCTGCAGATGGCTGGAAACATCCACTATTGACTGAGGAATCTTGGTCAAATTACTTTTAAGGGAAAGAGTTTTCAAACACTTCATCTCCCGCAGCGACTCAAGAACTATATTCTTCGAGGCATCGGGGCTGAGTGATCCAGTGAGAGAGAGCTCCTCTAAGTTGCGCAGGCAATACATCCAGTGTGGAAGTTCCCTGTTATCATCGAACTTCACGCGAAGCACTTTTAGGTTTTCTTTGAGGAAGGAGGTAGCTGTTGTGTGCAACTTTAAACAGCATTGGTAAAGAGACAGCTCCTGCAAGTCTTCCAGCTGAGAGATCGAGGCAGGTATGGTGACATTGTTGATGATCTCAAGCTTGAGTGACTGCAGCTCTGTCAACTCAAAGACAGTGTCGGGTAACCCAGGCAGCATGAACAGCTGGAGTTCCAGTCTGTTGTTGGTATTAGTCTGGAGTCTCTGACGCAGTTTCTCTGCAGTCCATTCATGGTTAAGGTTGAGCTGTTTCAATTTGTTCTCACTGACCTCAGataaaaaaactgcaaatcTTTTAGAGTACAGTGGGTCATACTGATCAATCATATGGAGCATGAAAGCAAAGTCGTTCTTCACGTCGGGGATGTCATTGATGCCTGTTTCCTGCCGCACATACTCAAAGGAGTATTCTTTCAGCGAGCGGTAAAACAGCCAGTAGGAGGTGTAAAGGCTTGTTAATCCATAGACAGCCACTAAACACAGGTAACAGTAGGAAAGCTTAGAAAACAGATGAGCCATAGTGTGATTACATTCAAACTCTCTATAGCCTGTCATGTCCTGGATCTCAACTTCACAACGTACTCTGTTCCGCACTTTATTCACTAGAGAACTATTATAGGCAATGATTAAGAGGAATTTGAACACCTTGACCACTGTCTGACGAACATACATAAGGTAAAGAATGTCTCCCTCTTCAACGTGCAAACGGAATTTCTTTACCTTTTCAAAAAGAGCCTTAGCTTGTTCACCCTCTTTTTTATCAAGAACACTTGCAGACGGCTTTTCGACAACAATCTTTTCTGGGATAGACCGGAGGGACTGTGTCTTTTCCAAATCTCCTTCTCCAGGAGACACAGTGATGGTGGACCTAGAAGTACTAGTCTTTTTACTGTCCTTCTCTTCAGTATTCTCCCCGGACACCTCAGACAAAGCTCGTGTGGTCCACGGAGAATCAAAGCACTTGCTGAGCATGGAGATGAAATGCTCTATTTTTGAGCTCGAGCCAGGGAATTTGAACCAGAAGTTACTACACACCATGAACACAACAGTGTGTATGAGAACCAAATAGGGAAAATACTTGGCATACCAGTGAAGAGCCTTCTCATAACACATCTGATTGATGAAACTGTACTGCTGAAGATCCAGATCAGTTTTCAGGCCTTTCATTTCTCTGGGTACAGCTGAAATGTTGGTTTGAAGGGGTACCAGTGACTTCAGTTCCCCTCCACTTGTGTTATCCGATGGCGATGCTATTCTCTGAGGAAGGCATATGATTTTGTCTTGCATTACctgaaatcaaatgtaaaaaaaatgtaaaattactTAAAAGAAACATTCAGACACTGAGAGGCAACAACCAGGGTTTATGTCACACATGCATTAAGAGAGCTGAATACAGCACAGCCACTCAGCCTTGCTTCCAGTTGTCACTTACCATTAGAAAGACAGTTTCCCCCCCgcctggtggtggtggcggtgcAATATAAGGTAATTCTATCCCTGGCTTCTCTAGTttgcatgtcaaagtgtcctggGGAAAAACACCGAACCCCAAATTGTCCTAAATGTACAATCAGTGTATGGTAGGGCTGTAGCGACTCTCGAACCACAACTCCAATTCACACTCCAATCCAGGACCACAACCCAGCTTAATCTGAACCAACACAGAAGTGACTAGTCTCTTCAGAGCAGGTTGGAGGTTGGAGAGGATCGACTGATTTAACTTGGCAAAAGTTCTGTGTAAAGTCTGCGTGTTGTCACCGCTCGGGAGCAGACGCCTCATCTCCACAGTCGAGGTCAGGAGGAAATTATCTGgtggattattatttttgttgcatCTGTTTTTCGTTGTTTGAACTGGATTGAGCTGAACTGTGTTGGGCTTGTGGGGGAGACTGAACCGGACTTTGTAGATATACAGATTGAACTCTGGATGTTGAGACtgtgggagacacacacacacacacaccctcacctctttcctattctttggttatttttgtttacgtAGTTTTATGTAAAATCAAGTCCAACGTGCTCTTCagtgttcttctctttactgTCTCAAATGTTGGTGTTAAAATGTATGAGCATATCGTTTCAGCCCGAGTGTATGTATGatagaaaagtgctgcatattGAAGCCCTGTATGAATCTGTGTGCCAGAgggtgaatgtgtttttattgtaaaatgctTTGAGTGGTTAAGACTAGGAAAGTGCTCTGTAATTGCAGTCCATCCAGTCCATTTAATACAAGCTGAGGCATCACAGACCACAAAGTATCACATCACACCACAGCAGGTTCCCATCTGCCTTGACGtttactttttcctcttcttttaacTCAGAAAAAAATCGCTGTGTTGCGTAGTTTGCGTGGTTTTTTGACGAGTGGAAGAGGGGCTTTACATTCCCAACTTGTGTCCATACTATCCATAGTTTTTACACTCCATACCTTATTACAGTGCATATAAACCAGTCTCTGATTTATCCTGGCTTTGAGTAACCTGGTTGCACAGATTGCATGATTCCCCAGGTTGACATCAGTAAACAACAAGTGCCTCTAGTGTTTATATGtactgtaaataatgaaaaccaCTTTTTGAGGTGACACAGGTTTGAGTCTGCAAAGCTAATAACAGGAAATTGGAACTTACATTCAGTAGTGACAAGCATTCTGTACACCCTGTTTAGCTGCCAGATACTGAGCTCGACCTACTATAATGTAACATGATCTGACACTGTCGCGGTATGTCAAGGCAAACATAGTACATTTCTGATGAGTCAATACAAAATAACATTATAACAACTATAATTAGTGCAATGCAGTTGTGCTGCAAGGTCTGTGGGGATCTATGAGGAGCTGATCTGCAGAAATTACAAATCACTTCTCCTTCTAATTCTGAATGCAGGGATTATTGTGTCAGGCAATGAAGTAATTACACAACATGACATGTTGATAACACTCTCACTTATAAAGTAAACTTGGCCTCAGAATGAAATGCCCAGTTAATTACTATCTATCAGATCACGTCTTAACATTGTTACAAACAGGGCGAGAGACAATGGCAGCTCTTGCCCTGacaaatatcttgtttttctaaaaataaGCTGACATAATTTACAGCATTCACAGCAGCCACAAAACATTCCTattccacacagagagagaagtcaAGCGCATGGCCACATGATTTAGGAATCTCGTGTTTACTGAAGGGGACTGGGTGGGTGAATGTTTCCACTGGTAAACCCCTGATGGGCTGAATGCTTCCTTTGCTGCACAGTCCAGGTtgtaaaagaaatgtattaGTGGTTTTGAGCTGGTGCCAGTGCAGAAGGCAGCGCAGCAATGTTCCATCATGGAGCTTGCTCTGGTGGATTCAAGTGCTCCAGATTTAATGAATACAATTGTAGGGGAACTCCTTTTATCACATAAACATGTTGCAGTTCAGACCCATGTTACATTAGCGCGCATTagctgcagcacatttctcCTTCACTTACAAAGAGGTTACAGTTCAAAAATGGAAACACAAGCAGCGCAAGCCATTTTAAAAGCGATACATGAGGGTAGAGTATAAGCTTGAGTAGGGTTTTGAACTTGTAATTGATTTAcataaactataaaataaattTGCATGATATATTCAAGTGTAAACACGTGTATAGATTTGTATTGACTGTGTGAATATAATCTGTGAACAAATTCTATTAGTGGTGACGTGACGCAAAGACACTGTCATATGTAGATTTTGCAGATGGAAGAAACCCTCTTCTGTGATGCTGGTGGGTATATATTTGATGATGCTATATAAAATAATGgtaaacatttaatttgcaATGCAAAACCTATGGctctctttattcaagagcatggtctttcagtttgagagcaagATTTATTAATTTCATGTGCCGAATTTataatgctctcactcaaatccatgtgcttgcactcaaatataccCGCTTGTGTTTAGATTTCttgtgctccagcttcagctaTTCTTCTCACGCTAACACTGCTTCTGTGCTAACATGAAATGTCTGCTTTGGATTATTCTCCTCTcagattttttgtgttttgaagatgtttttttgtgtcaaaaTTACCCAACCTTACTTATTGTTGACGCACTTAACGTTACTTATGCTGTTGGTGCTCATCCCATAAAATACagggggaaaagaaacagagcagcatctatcttctttttttctagCAACATAACAAACGTGAGATCCTGGATATTGCCGCTTCATGTTGACCAGAGATCGTCTGGAATCCTGCTCCATGAAGATGTCGACATTTTTCTTGAAGCACAGCAACAGGAAGCCATGGAGGCTGGAATGCATGAACCCATTTAAAGTAACTGCATATGGGACTCTCAAAGACATAAcgctaacacacccacaacGAGTGGGATAATTTCCCATGTCAACACCACAGCTGACATTCTATTGGTTAGGGAGTTTTGATTTACAACCACAAtctaatttgtgttatttgtgtgaGTATCACTTTACAAGCTCAAAGTCTTTCTGATCCTAATCTGAGCCTATTCGCTGCAGTAAAAACATCGTAGGAGGCGCTGTTACTGACCTGAAGGGTGCATCCAAACACACCAATCATGAGCATGATTACAGACAGGTAGTCAGTGAACACATCCCACCAAGGCTTCAGGACTCTGAACGCTGGCTGCTGTTCAGAGAACTGCCGGAATTCCATCACCGGAATCATGATGCCTGTTACAAAAGGAGATAAAATTAGACCACATGACCTTCATTCAGTAcaatgggggtggggggggggggggggtatttttaGCATTCAGTCATGTCCCCCTGAGGAAAAATTGCTTAATTTGGCAAACccttcatttttttcatcatcagGTCACACTTGAGTTTGTTCAGTACTTAATTTACTTCACTTTATGTAATACCTTCACAAACCCAAATCACCCTCAGTTCTACTTTGGGCTGACTAGGTAATCATGCTATGCTAAATTAAGAcagtgaaaatagaaaacaaagcTTCTCAGCATCAGCATGTTTGTGAACATCCAATCAACTATATTAGCAGAAAGCTTTAGAATCAAGAACGCTTTAAACATCACTTCGCTACATGAGCTGAAGAAAAAGGTGGAGCTACACTACGAGGGCAGTGCAGCATGGGTTCGCTTTCATTGTGTAACACTGTATTAACTGTGACTCACAACCCACATTTTTCCCGAGCAAGATTTAAGGGAAAATGTGGAGCTATATTGTGATGTCCATTAGATGTTTCACACCTTTCATTtaagcctttttcagacatgaactccggaaatTTGTCCACACAATTGGGCCCCGGACTTTCTCTGAAGttcacctttcacacatgatcaacgcagcaggagattctccgctcacatgccttcacaacaacacagaaatctcagaaatctacgtaacgtattaattccactgcagagatcaacTGTATTTGTTTACTGCAAATCAACACCGGCGTCGGAccatatcaccaaaagctctcttgacattttcatcctgagatatttgtatttagttttatttttatttttgcatccaTCACATGTTGGAAACGTCAttaacacgcccactcactcatCGTCTTTTGTCCATGACCAGTCCATAACCTTATGTGTGTTAAGAGTGTTATTACCATAACGATGATGTCGAATGGTCCTCTAACCGTAATGAAGTGCTTATTTTATCCCATGATCTTTTTCTATTTAGTAGCTTCTGTGCCACGACAGATCCCAACCATGTCTGTTCCATAACCCTAACTGAGTGTTCATTATTTTTTCCAATGGTAGGATTgttgttaccatgacaacatcTGAGGATTGAGACAAACAATCTACATGGACAATTAATTTGGAGGACTCAtaatgaaaagaagagagaagatggCCATGAGGAAAAACTAATGATATTCCCATCGGCCTCAGTCTAAACTAACATGGCGACCATGGTGAACATTTTACATGTGgaacatcagcatgttagcattacAATTAGGaatatattagcatgctaatgttagcatttagctacAAGCATCACAGAGCTGTTCTCCATCCTCACTCTCCAGAGGAGCTGTCAACTCTCTACTTTTTCACCTTGTCCTCTTTGGCATTAGCACAGAGGAAAATGGACACTAGTAAAAACAGAAAGTTCCCTTAACCCGATGAGTGGCTTTCTAGTGGATTGTTAACATTATACAAATGCACATTAACAGTGTCATTATTTATACACTTTGTGAGCTTGTGACAAGTGTTAGGAGCATTTGGACTTTCATTCTTCATAGTCCGAGAAGCCTACATGTTTGTAAAGTTGCCTCACACCTGGTAATTGAAtaaattaaactattaaaaCCCCGTCTCTGTTAACATCAGCAGCAGTAGAGAGCAGTGTGATCCTGATGCTGCTTCATGCTCCCACTGTCTATGGTCACCTTCAGTAAAATGCGTACTCCAGCTGCAGATATCTTGTTTCAGTATCTGCCTGCCAGTAGGTTGACTGCAGTGTCATTCAGAATGAAAAGAGCTAGCTGGTGAAAATTTTCTCTGAGCACTTGTGAGGTTTGTACAGAATCATACAGTCCATCCGAGCAGGTATAATGAATAATCTACACTGTGCTAGGTCCAAATGTACAGTGTTTTATCATCAGCAGTTCCACAGTGCCAGAGAAGCACGTGCTGCCAATAGCTGAATGTATCCACACTCAAACTTTAGTTGCTAGAAGCGTTGGGGCTTTTGGGCAAGTCAACGTTTTGATAtttcaattcagtttttcaCATAGGATGTTTTTATTGGTTGTCACAGCTCAGTGTCATCCCTTCAGGAAGGTTGGAGAGAAGCCATTCAGAGGATGTTTACACTCATCCGTCCACTAATGGTTGACTTTAAAATGCTAGTTCAGCCAAACATtacaaaaaagaacatttttgtcTCTCAGCTCTATTTGTAAATAGCCGTGTAGATAAAGTGTGCCAAGGTTTGAGACATCCATCTCGTGGAATTTTGTTTGAAATACACAGCAGTATCCAAAAACAATATCCCAGTTATGCTGTGTCCTTCTCAGACTTCACTGTGAATAGTTTTCAACAGAATAAATAGTCCCTGTGAAAAACTCTGTTTTACAGTGATAAAAACTACATTTGATCGTGTACAGTAGCTACTGCATGTAAATATGGCTCCTCCGCCACTCTGTACCTATATAACGTTAAAAACATGCCGAACTATTAGAGCAACAACTAGACAAGACAAATCTCCTTTCTCTGTCAGAGCCTCACAGGATTGGAACAACTTACGGCAACACAAAAGAAACTGCCAACTATcattccttctcctccacataGAGCCTGGTTTATAATAAATCAGAACTGGGAACAGGTGCTCTTTAGTTAATGTGTCTGTGCAAAGTGTTCACACCTCTCCAggcctaatatatatatatacataatgaTATTGGGATGTCTTGctatttgtttattgttgtcatCTTGTTCCTTTTGTTTATTGTAAAAGCTGTTGCTCTTACTTTTATGTAAGGCAGgctctgtttgtgtctccatAGTTTTCACTACtttaatatttttctgtattttagatgcttttattctgaaCGTATGCACTTGTATTGCCTGCCCagggactgcagatgaaaattagcCTCTGTGGCTAACTCTGgcatattttcagaaatgtcaGTAATATGTACTATCCCagtcaaataaattaataagaaagaaagaacttTGAGGCATCTGAACTGTAACTGagtatttatgttgttttgttctaCTTCATAAAGTATAAAAAGGTTTGAATAGTCTATTCAATTTATTTGACAACTATAGTCTTTACTTACTTTGAAGGATCAGCCCGTATGTGGGAGTTCCCAAAAGTGTTTGCACTGTGGaccatttttataaaaacaatttcaaaaccATACACATCCCCATTGCCATTTAGGAAAACTTCACAGACCTGGTGTTGCTCTGTGCATAAGGGGATTGGAACTTCTTACAAATAAGATCAGTAGATAAGGCAATTCAACATGAACTACTTTAAACTGGCCTCAATAAGCTACCACAATACAATGCCATGTATGTGTTACTGGTAATAAACATCTTTCAGCACAACACACTGTACTATAGCACTCTAAAAGAAACTATTGTAACtaatgtgtacttttacttttgatacttgaAGTATATTTTGATGTAGGACTTTTACTTTCACTTGAGTATTCTTGAACTGTGGTATTGCTATCTGAAAACTTCACCGATACTGAttatgaaaagtatttttttttccagatgcaATTGATCAGTGCTGTGGGCAACAAAAACCTTATTGCATTCTAATAATGAGGGGAACTCACGAAACAAGTCATCAGTAGAATGTCCTGTCCTTTTAACAACTGGATCCTGCTTTTCCCATCTAAAAACTCAATGACATCCTAAATCCGATCCTTTCCTGCCTCTCAAGTGTCCACTTCTTTCaaatcatacacacatacatttcaGTGCAGGCTTTCTGTTCAATTGTTGTTGTCTTTCCCCTaaaatgagccctttatataTACAGCGGGatcaggtcctctctacggaggtcGCCATCATTTTTACAGCTTTCACTCAAGCTGCTAAAACAGTTAACTGGGATGAACCCTTGAAGGCTAAAGTCAAATTTCAGCAACTCATTAGAACTT harbors:
- the lrrc8c gene encoding volume-regulated anion channel subunit LRRC8C, whose amino-acid sequence is MIPVMEFRQFSEQQPAFRVLKPWWDVFTDYLSVIMLMIGVFGCTLQVMQDKIICLPQRIASPSDNTSGGELKSLVPLQTNISAVPREMKGLKTDLDLQQYSFINQMCYEKALHWYAKYFPYLVLIHTVVFMVCSNFWFKFPGSSSKIEHFISMLSKCFDSPWTTRALSEVSGENTEEKDSKKTSTSRSTITVSPGEGDLEKTQSLRSIPEKIVVEKPSASVLDKKEGEQAKALFEKVKKFRLHVEEGDILYLMYVRQTVVKVFKFLLIIAYNSSLVNKVRNRVRCEVEIQDMTGYREFECNHTMAHLFSKLSYCYLCLVAVYGLTSLYTSYWLFYRSLKEYSFEYVRQETGINDIPDVKNDFAFMLHMIDQYDPLYSKRFAVFLSEVSENKLKQLNLNHEWTAEKLRQRLQTNTNNRLELQLFMLPGLPDTVFELTELQSLKLEIINNVTIPASISQLEDLQELSLYQCCLKLHTTATSFLKENLKVLRVKFDDNRELPHWMYCLRNLEELSLTGSLSPDASKNIVLESLREMKCLKTLSLKSNLTKIPQSIVDVSSHLQRLYLHNDGTKLVMLNNLKKMTNLIELELVRCDLERIPHAVFSLTSLQELDLKENNIRSIEEIISFQHLRKLTCLKLWYNGIMYIPEHIKKLGSLERLYFSYNKIEVLPSHLFLCNKLRYLDLSNNDIRFIPPEIGVLQSLQYFSVTYNKIESLPDELFFCKKLKTLKLGKNMLSILSPKISYLALLTYLDLKGNHFEHLPQELGYCRALKRSGLIVEETVFETLPSDIRDQMKAE